From a single Polynucleobacter asymbioticus QLW-P1DMWA-1 genomic region:
- the msrB gene encoding peptide-methionine (R)-S-oxide reductase MsrB: MKKTDQEYKQSLSDIEYRVTREAATERPFSGKYWDHWDQGKYSCVCCGTLLFLSNTKFDAGCGWPSYNAPEQAAAIKEIKDASHGMIRTEVRCSHCDAHLGHVFDDGPMPTGLRYCINSASLSFEPGDNAKLTK, translated from the coding sequence ATGAAAAAAACAGATCAAGAATATAAACAATCTTTAAGCGATATTGAGTATCGAGTCACTAGAGAGGCGGCTACTGAGAGGCCTTTTTCGGGTAAATATTGGGATCATTGGGACCAGGGAAAATATTCGTGCGTTTGTTGCGGCACACTGCTCTTCCTATCAAATACTAAATTTGATGCTGGATGCGGGTGGCCAAGCTATAACGCACCTGAACAAGCCGCAGCAATCAAAGAAATAAAGGACGCAAGTCACGGAATGATCAGAACTGAAGTTCGCTGCTCTCACTGCGATGCCCACTTGGGCCATGTCTTCGATGACGGGCCGATGCCTACAGGCCTTCGCTATTGTATTAACTCAGCCTCCTTAAGTTTTGAGCCTGGGGATAACGCCAAATTGACTAAATAG
- the tmk gene encoding dTMP kinase, which produces MTKTSLYPGFFISFEGIDGAGKSTHIESFKKLMQERYPDREVVMTREPGGTPLGEQLRNLLLDAPMNLETEALLMFAARREHIAQIIEPALLAGKIVISDRFTDASFAYQGGGRGLSLAKLNDLEQWVQGRADGKLLQPNLTILFDLPGEIAQARRSKVRTPDKFEKLDLVFFEKVRQEYLRRALEDPSRFHKVDATQTPEAIWNGLQALEINW; this is translated from the coding sequence ATGACTAAGACATCACTTTATCCAGGATTTTTCATTAGCTTTGAAGGCATCGATGGGGCAGGTAAAAGCACCCATATTGAATCATTTAAAAAGTTGATGCAGGAACGCTATCCCGATCGCGAAGTGGTGATGACACGAGAACCTGGCGGAACACCTTTAGGTGAGCAGCTTAGAAATCTCCTTTTAGACGCACCCATGAATTTAGAAACTGAAGCGCTATTAATGTTTGCAGCACGAAGAGAGCATATTGCGCAAATTATTGAACCTGCACTGCTAGCTGGAAAAATTGTCATTTCGGATCGATTTACCGATGCGAGTTTTGCTTATCAGGGTGGTGGCAGAGGGTTAAGTCTTGCTAAATTAAATGATTTAGAGCAATGGGTACAAGGTCGTGCTGACGGCAAGCTACTTCAGCCAAACTTAACCATATTATTTGATCTTCCTGGTGAGATTGCGCAAGCTCGCCGCTCTAAAGTCAGAACCCCAGATAAATTTGAAAAATTAGACCTGGTATTTTTTGAAAAAGTTCGCCAAGAATACTTACGTCGCGCTCTTGAAGATCCATCACGTTTTCATAAAGTAGATGCCACTCAAACCCCAGAAGCAATCTGGAACGGTTTACAAGCTTTAGAGATTAATTGGTAG
- the ygfZ gene encoding CAF17-like 4Fe-4S cluster assembly/insertion protein YgfZ, translating into MNQITQNASIKSQPPISGGCLLPQWGMIFVEGPDATSFLQSQLSNSLLGMKRTHDPDIAKSSDSVRLVGYCSPKGRLISSAWIGLFPTSESSDDRYVLFISKDIAATTAKRLAMYVLRSKVKVIDMSSEWNVSGFFDAAIHDGCEHLKTSQDCLVAEIPNVLVQGLTYTRYLIAKLGNEKTEPPFEGGIDAWNDLEVLSAIPRIVLATQEQFVPQMINFESVAGVDFKKGCYPGQEIVARSQYRGAIKRRLFLANITNASIKDALTSPGTELFHSDDSNQPAGMVVLSAPSMFESGRIDLQVECKLEALESGSIHLGAPDGPMLKIDSLPYPLLEI; encoded by the coding sequence ATGAATCAAATTACTCAAAATGCTTCAATAAAGTCTCAGCCACCCATTTCAGGGGGATGCCTTTTGCCTCAATGGGGCATGATTTTCGTTGAGGGGCCAGACGCTACTAGTTTTTTACAAAGTCAACTCAGTAATTCGCTTCTAGGTATGAAGCGCACCCATGACCCAGATATTGCCAAATCATCCGACTCCGTCAGGCTAGTTGGATATTGCAGCCCTAAAGGGCGCCTCATTTCTAGTGCATGGATAGGTCTGTTCCCTACCTCTGAGTCATCAGATGATCGCTATGTTTTATTTATCTCTAAAGATATTGCAGCAACTACCGCTAAGCGCTTGGCTATGTATGTACTGAGATCCAAGGTGAAGGTCATAGACATGTCTTCCGAATGGAATGTATCAGGATTTTTTGATGCCGCTATTCATGACGGATGTGAACATCTGAAAACATCTCAAGATTGCCTGGTAGCGGAGATCCCCAATGTTTTAGTACAAGGGCTTACATACACCCGCTACCTTATTGCAAAGCTAGGTAACGAAAAAACTGAGCCCCCTTTTGAAGGGGGTATCGATGCCTGGAACGACCTAGAGGTATTAAGTGCCATTCCGAGAATCGTATTAGCAACGCAGGAGCAGTTTGTTCCTCAAATGATTAATTTTGAGTCTGTTGCTGGAGTCGATTTCAAAAAAGGGTGTTATCCCGGCCAAGAGATCGTGGCACGCAGTCAATATCGAGGCGCCATTAAAAGACGACTTTTTCTAGCAAACATTACTAATGCTTCGATAAAAGATGCACTGACATCACCCGGTACTGAGCTATTTCACAGTGATGATTCAAATCAGCCAGCGGGTATGGTTGTCCTATCCGCCCCAAGCATGTTTGAGTCCGGAAGGATTGATCTGCAGGTGGAGTGCAAATTAGAGGCGCTCGAAAGTGGTTCAATTCATCTAGGCGCCCCTGATGGACCTATGTTAAAAATAGATTCATTGCCTTACCCTCTATTGGAAATTTAA
- a CDS encoding septation protein A, with protein sequence MKFLFDLFPIILFFIAYKFGGIYQATIVAMVATIVQILWVYYRHRKIDAMQWVSLIMIMVFGSLTIFLHDSTFILLKPTALYWLFSGVLFVSAQFFNKNWIQVLMGKQITLKPTHAHTVWHQLNLAWSAFFFFMGFLNLYIAFEYSEETWVNFKLFGSTGLLIAFVIAQGFWMSRHIEHPAE encoded by the coding sequence ATGAAATTTTTATTCGACCTTTTCCCCATTATTTTATTTTTTATCGCCTATAAATTTGGTGGTATCTATCAGGCAACTATTGTGGCCATGGTGGCGACTATTGTTCAAATCCTATGGGTCTATTACCGTCACCGAAAAATTGATGCAATGCAATGGGTAAGCTTAATCATGATTATGGTTTTCGGCAGCCTAACCATCTTTTTGCATGACAGCACTTTTATTCTTTTGAAACCGACAGCGCTCTATTGGTTATTTTCCGGAGTCCTTTTTGTGAGCGCTCAGTTCTTCAATAAGAATTGGATCCAGGTTTTAATGGGTAAGCAAATCACCCTAAAGCCTACACATGCCCATACAGTTTGGCATCAACTGAATCTTGCGTGGTCTGCTTTCTTTTTCTTTATGGGTTTTCTTAACTTATATATCGCCTTTGAATACTCTGAAGAGACTTGGGTGAACTTTAAGCTTTTTGGTAGTACTGGTTTATTAATTGCTTTTGTTATCGCGCAAGGGTTTTGGATGTCTCGACATATTGAACACCCTGCAGAATGA
- a CDS encoding PaaI family thioesterase, with amino-acid sequence MTKQVQINPQTQLANLGEELNVPFLKLLGVRFLSAEMGKGEILLALKPEHTNTWAVAHGGVLLTLMDVAMAVAARSGDPGDRSVVTIELKNNFMQAANGILRVKADTVRRTATMAFCEAKLYNDQGEVCCMATGTFQFIKRLPTRNADGERVINEDQRSK; translated from the coding sequence ATGACCAAACAAGTTCAAATTAATCCGCAAACTCAACTTGCCAATCTAGGCGAGGAGTTGAATGTCCCTTTCTTAAAACTGCTTGGAGTTCGTTTCCTCAGTGCTGAAATGGGTAAGGGGGAGATTTTATTGGCTCTTAAGCCCGAACATACCAACACATGGGCGGTGGCTCATGGAGGTGTATTGCTAACACTAATGGATGTTGCGATGGCGGTCGCCGCTCGATCAGGAGATCCCGGGGATCGCAGTGTTGTTACGATTGAGTTGAAGAATAACTTTATGCAAGCGGCTAACGGTATTTTGCGCGTGAAGGCTGATACTGTTAGAAGAACTGCAACAATGGCTTTTTGCGAGGCAAAGTTATACAACGATCAAGGTGAGGTTTGCTGCATGGCCACGGGAACTTTCCAGTTCATAAAGCGCTTACCAACTCGCAATGCCGATGGTGAACGCGTCATCAATGAAGATCAACGTTCTAAATAA
- a CDS encoding NRDE family protein, with protein sequence MCLILFAWNSHPDYSLVVAANRDEFYERDTEGISYWEEHPHVLAGRDRADVLGSPGTWLGFTKTGKFSALTNVRAPSEKNPDARTRGELSLLYLTGNQSPSNFIETNTKRFSQYNGFNLLMADLSNPQNAEMHWVSNRMMMGQNVRPRKIFPPQPLSPGVYGLSNAMLDTPWPKVNHRISAFAQALAMDSGQLKNTDQYLKLLADTHHASDSELPNTGVSKEWEKALSAAFIKTPSYGTRSSTVLRVRKDGHFEMVERRFDATGTVGHDVITGALSTAPGSNLSV encoded by the coding sequence ATGTGCCTAATACTTTTTGCATGGAATTCTCATCCTGACTACTCTTTAGTGGTGGCAGCTAATCGCGATGAATTTTATGAGCGCGATACCGAAGGTATTTCGTACTGGGAAGAGCACCCTCATGTTTTAGCTGGTAGAGATCGCGCTGATGTATTAGGTAGCCCTGGAACTTGGCTTGGCTTTACTAAAACAGGAAAGTTTTCTGCGCTCACAAATGTAAGAGCGCCTAGCGAGAAGAATCCAGATGCCAGAACGCGTGGAGAGCTTTCTTTACTCTACCTTACCGGCAACCAAAGCCCTTCCAATTTTATTGAGACAAATACAAAACGGTTTTCTCAATACAATGGCTTCAATTTGTTAATGGCAGATCTCAGCAACCCCCAAAATGCCGAAATGCATTGGGTAAGCAACCGCATGATGATGGGTCAAAATGTCCGACCACGCAAAATCTTTCCACCTCAACCATTAAGTCCGGGTGTCTATGGGTTATCAAATGCGATGCTCGATACCCCTTGGCCAAAAGTAAACCATCGAATTTCTGCATTTGCCCAAGCGCTAGCAATGGATAGCGGTCAACTGAAAAATACAGATCAGTATTTAAAATTATTGGCCGACACACATCATGCTAGTGACAGCGAATTACCCAATACTGGTGTGAGCAAGGAATGGGAAAAGGCTCTGTCAGCAGCCTTCATTAAAACGCCCTCTTATGGGACTCGGTCCAGTACCGTCTTAAGGGTTCGCAAAGATGGCCATTTTGAAATGGTAGAGCGTCGCTTTGATGCAACTGGCACTGTGGGGCATGATGTGATCACAGGGGCGCTTAGTACTGCCCCCGGCTCAAATCTTTCGGTCTAG
- a CDS encoding DNA polymerase III subunit delta', translating into MNLSNSPGQVAPWLQPLWDSLDFSNFPNALILHGQSGIGKFNLAVELAKALVCESTSSEHKPCNHCEACHWFSTGNHPDFIALVPETHRRLLPHAEYASDEPPKKGRAARDDLDGEASEKKEKKNISIEETRHAIESLSIGSHRGGNRVILIYPLEMLRHDSANTLLKSLEEPPANTIFILLADRVDRVLPTIRSRCRLLTAPRPDREQGVAWLKSQLANLSDIKINDADIDTIYDEQGGAPYAVLDSLIARHNKDDKDELTIAIQASRLLLQSMSQGGRMPWLETAEKIHKAQYSFLLATMQRWVSDLQTVAQGGTPRYYPKHLNTLNALSQSVRIAKLLQFWKALIQARRSENHPLASRIQLEALLSQYQQAFEG; encoded by the coding sequence ATGAATCTTTCTAACTCACCTGGGCAAGTAGCGCCTTGGCTTCAGCCTCTTTGGGATAGTTTAGATTTTAGTAACTTTCCCAACGCCCTTATATTACATGGTCAATCCGGCATTGGAAAATTTAACCTTGCCGTAGAACTTGCTAAAGCGCTGGTATGCGAAAGTACCTCAAGCGAACATAAACCCTGCAATCATTGCGAAGCGTGTCATTGGTTTAGCACTGGAAATCACCCTGACTTTATTGCACTTGTTCCAGAGACGCATCGAAGGCTACTACCACATGCTGAGTATGCCAGTGATGAACCCCCAAAAAAAGGCCGAGCCGCTCGCGATGATTTGGATGGTGAGGCAAGTGAAAAAAAAGAAAAGAAAAATATCTCCATTGAAGAAACGCGCCATGCAATTGAAAGCCTTTCCATTGGATCTCATCGAGGTGGAAATAGGGTTATTTTGATTTACCCTTTAGAAATGCTGCGCCACGATTCAGCCAATACTTTGCTGAAATCTTTAGAAGAACCCCCTGCAAATACTATTTTTATATTGCTTGCTGACCGCGTGGATCGAGTTTTACCTACTATACGATCACGTTGCCGTTTACTAACTGCGCCACGCCCAGATCGCGAGCAGGGGGTTGCCTGGCTAAAGTCTCAATTAGCTAACTTATCGGACATCAAAATCAATGATGCTGATATCGATACTATTTATGACGAGCAGGGAGGGGCGCCCTATGCAGTATTGGATTCCTTAATTGCAAGGCATAACAAGGACGACAAGGATGAGCTAACAATTGCAATTCAGGCATCTAGACTATTACTTCAATCGATGTCACAGGGCGGTCGAATGCCTTGGTTAGAAACGGCAGAGAAAATTCATAAGGCGCAGTATTCTTTTTTACTTGCCACCATGCAGCGCTGGGTATCGGATTTGCAAACTGTTGCGCAAGGTGGTACTCCACGGTATTACCCAAAGCACCTCAACACCCTAAATGCCTTGAGCCAATCAGTTCGTATTGCCAAACTTCTTCAATTTTGGAAGGCGCTGATTCAGGCGCGACGCTCGGAGAACCACCCCTTGGCAAGCCGAATACAGCTAGAAGCCTTGCTTTCTCAGTATCAACAAGCTTTTGAGGGCTAA
- a CDS encoding BolA family protein, with protein sequence MNINQQRIALFEKDLHESFEIEHLIIDDESHLHAGHAGAASGGGHFKVAIVSPAFKGIHLVGRHRAIYAALHKHIPKEIHALTILAYAPGEYLA encoded by the coding sequence ATGAATATCAATCAGCAGCGTATTGCCTTGTTTGAAAAAGATCTGCATGAATCTTTTGAGATTGAACACCTCATTATCGATGACGAGAGTCATCTACACGCTGGACATGCAGGCGCTGCAAGCGGTGGCGGGCACTTTAAGGTCGCTATCGTTAGCCCTGCCTTTAAGGGCATCCATTTGGTAGGTCGCCATCGCGCCATCTATGCCGCCTTACATAAGCATATTCCCAAAGAAATTCATGCTCTTACGATTCTTGCTTATGCACCCGGGGAATATTTAGCTTAG
- a CDS encoding TatD family hydrolase produces MFIDSHCHLDFPEFQARLPEVLANMEKAQVSHGLCVSVDIPDFPKVLQLAQDHPHLYASVGVHPDYEDTPEPSFEFLVDTAKANPKIIAIGETGLDYFRMGDRSYDSMEWQRDRFRTHIRAAIAAKKPLIIHTRSASEDTIRILKEEGAQSIGGVMHCFTESLDVAKKAMDLGFYISFSGIVTFKSAKDLQETCKQVPLERMLIETDSPYLAPIPYRGKTNEPAYVAKVGEFIAELKGVSLEALGKQTSENFFDCFQIDRIDS; encoded by the coding sequence ATGTTTATAGACTCCCACTGCCACCTCGATTTCCCTGAATTCCAAGCTCGTTTGCCGGAAGTATTGGCTAATATGGAAAAGGCACAGGTTAGCCATGGCTTATGTGTCTCAGTAGACATTCCTGACTTTCCAAAAGTGTTGCAACTAGCGCAAGATCATCCCCATTTATATGCATCTGTAGGCGTTCATCCAGATTATGAAGATACGCCTGAACCCAGCTTTGAATTCTTGGTGGATACAGCAAAAGCTAACCCTAAAATCATTGCTATAGGTGAAACTGGCTTAGATTACTTCCGAATGGGCGATCGAAGCTATGACTCTATGGAATGGCAACGAGATCGTTTCAGGACCCATATACGCGCTGCCATTGCCGCCAAAAAGCCTCTCATCATTCATACAAGATCCGCATCAGAGGACACAATCCGAATTTTGAAGGAGGAGGGCGCTCAATCCATTGGCGGCGTGATGCATTGCTTTACAGAAAGCCTGGATGTGGCCAAAAAAGCAATGGATTTGGGGTTTTACATCTCTTTTTCTGGAATAGTGACTTTTAAAAGCGCTAAAGACCTCCAAGAAACTTGCAAACAGGTTCCTTTGGAAAGAATGCTCATTGAGACAGATTCACCTTATTTAGCCCCAATTCCATACCGCGGCAAGACAAATGAACCAGCCTATGTGGCTAAAGTAGGCGAATTTATAGCCGAATTAAAGGGCGTTTCATTGGAAGCCCTTGGAAAGCAAACATCAGAGAATTTTTTTGATTGTTTTCAGATAGATAGAATTGATTCATGA
- a CDS encoding peptidylprolyl isomerase, producing MNPRQIFTASLISSALLYTTAFAQNAAIVNGKAIPKAQLDKLVQKSGQPDNPQVRNQGREMLVTKELILQEADKRGVIQKESVREQLDQARVGILVAAVFEDYVEKDGVSEADLQAAYDSVKNQYAGKEYHVEHILVEKEGDAKAIIVQVKSGGNFEDIAKTKSKDPGSAANGGDLGWVTEKALVPEFSKSMVQLKNGQMTDKPVKSQFGWHVIKMVEVRDTKAPSYEELKPQLKQMIVSDQNWQKAKFSEMMQKLRAKAKIQ from the coding sequence ATGAATCCACGTCAAATTTTCACAGCAAGCCTTATCAGTTCCGCTCTGCTCTATACAACTGCTTTTGCACAAAATGCGGCAATAGTTAATGGTAAAGCGATTCCCAAGGCGCAGCTAGATAAACTAGTTCAGAAATCAGGCCAGCCAGATAATCCTCAGGTTCGTAACCAAGGTCGTGAAATGTTGGTAACCAAAGAGCTGATTTTGCAAGAGGCAGATAAACGCGGAGTAATTCAAAAGGAATCTGTGCGCGAACAGCTTGACCAAGCTCGGGTCGGTATCTTGGTAGCTGCAGTTTTTGAGGATTATGTCGAAAAGGATGGTGTTTCAGAAGCTGACCTCCAGGCAGCCTACGATTCAGTAAAGAATCAATACGCTGGCAAGGAATACCATGTAGAACATATTTTGGTAGAAAAAGAAGGTGATGCGAAAGCAATCATTGTGCAGGTTAAGAGTGGCGGGAATTTTGAAGATATTGCCAAGACAAAATCTAAAGATCCAGGATCAGCTGCTAATGGCGGCGATTTAGGTTGGGTAACTGAAAAAGCTCTTGTACCCGAGTTCTCGAAATCAATGGTTCAACTTAAAAATGGTCAAATGACCGACAAGCCTGTCAAATCACAATTTGGCTGGCACGTTATTAAGATGGTGGAAGTTCGCGATACAAAGGCTCCAAGCTATGAAGAATTAAAGCCTCAGCTCAAACAAATGATCGTATCGGACCAGAATTGGCAGAAAGCCAAGTTTTCAGAAATGATGCAAAAACTCCGCGCTAAAGCCAAAATTCAATAA
- a CDS encoding protein adenylyltransferase SelO: MAFTLSGDDACRTTFPTPIPDPYWVAFSPSASQLIHLELDASGLPVDSSWLEVLAGNQLKTSSHEFSNPIATAYSGHQFGVWAGQLGDGRAILLGEIAGQELQLKGAGKTQYSRMGDGRAVLRSSIREFLCSEAMHALGIPTSRALSVVGSDMPVRRETIETAAVCARLAPSFLRVGHFEHYAASQNQVRVKELADLLIQEHYPDCLSSKDPYLELFKQICIRNAELVAQWQAVGFCHGVLNSDNISAIGITLDYGPFGFLDEFQIDHICNHSDQAGRYAYHRQPQIMHWNMACLASTFIPLLENQYSEEKAQDILRDALEIFPKSYASTWQSLFRRKLGFAIDHENDIKLVERLLQAMHDSRVDFTTLFRKLSDIKKTDCVDAIALRDEFIDRVSIDQWLSDYLLRLQMELDDDATRKIKMDGVNPKFILRNHLAQEAINKAQQHDYAEIKTLLNILSRPFDDQPQHEKYAIAPPKDLQKVDVSCSS, translated from the coding sequence ATGGCCTTTACCTTAAGCGGCGATGACGCCTGTCGGACTACCTTTCCCACCCCAATTCCAGATCCATATTGGGTTGCGTTTTCCCCTTCGGCTTCTCAATTAATTCATCTTGAACTGGATGCTTCTGGGCTCCCAGTAGATTCATCTTGGCTTGAGGTTTTGGCGGGCAATCAATTAAAAACATCGAGCCATGAATTTTCAAACCCCATAGCAACTGCCTATAGCGGTCATCAGTTTGGAGTCTGGGCGGGTCAATTAGGCGATGGTAGAGCTATCTTATTAGGTGAAATTGCGGGCCAAGAACTGCAACTCAAGGGTGCTGGTAAAACTCAATATTCCAGAATGGGTGATGGTCGCGCGGTATTGCGTTCATCCATACGCGAATTTCTTTGTAGTGAGGCAATGCATGCCCTAGGCATTCCCACCAGTCGAGCGCTCTCAGTTGTTGGTTCGGACATGCCCGTGAGGCGAGAGACGATAGAGACTGCTGCAGTTTGCGCTCGATTAGCCCCCAGTTTTTTAAGAGTGGGTCATTTTGAGCATTATGCTGCCTCGCAAAATCAGGTTCGCGTCAAAGAATTGGCTGACTTATTAATTCAAGAGCACTATCCAGACTGCCTTTCTAGCAAAGATCCTTATTTAGAATTATTTAAACAAATTTGCATCCGCAATGCTGAGCTAGTGGCGCAATGGCAGGCGGTAGGCTTTTGTCATGGTGTTTTAAATAGCGACAACATCAGCGCAATTGGCATTACGCTTGACTATGGCCCATTTGGTTTTTTAGATGAATTTCAAATCGATCATATTTGCAATCACAGTGATCAAGCTGGTAGATATGCCTACCATCGCCAACCCCAGATCATGCATTGGAATATGGCTTGTTTGGCAAGCACCTTTATACCGTTGCTAGAAAATCAATATTCAGAAGAAAAAGCTCAAGATATTCTCCGCGATGCGCTGGAAATCTTCCCCAAAAGCTATGCGTCCACTTGGCAATCCCTTTTCAGAAGAAAACTGGGCTTTGCTATAGACCATGAAAATGACATCAAGTTGGTGGAGCGATTACTTCAGGCAATGCATGATTCACGCGTAGACTTCACCACCCTCTTTCGCAAACTCAGTGATATTAAGAAAACGGATTGCGTAGATGCGATTGCCTTAAGAGATGAATTTATAGATCGTGTATCCATAGATCAATGGTTGTCAGATTATCTTTTGCGACTACAGATGGAGCTTGATGATGATGCGACAAGGAAAATAAAGATGGATGGGGTAAATCCAAAGTTCATACTACGCAATCACTTAGCCCAAGAAGCAATTAATAAGGCGCAACAGCATGATTATGCTGAGATAAAAACCCTGCTTAATATTTTGAGCCGTCCATTTGATGATCAGCCTCAGCATGAAAAATATGCCATAGCACCCCCAAAAGATCTGCAAAAAGTCGATGTGAGCTGCTCTTCCTAA
- the mltG gene encoding endolytic transglycosylase MltG, translated as MRKKIQRRTLFSKKKSKSPNLVAYLLGLAAFFVLIYGAIFFLPVVPAQSNVADLTVYKVKINPQSSLASIAGQLKEQGIELPSYTFQVSARALFVGSKLKPGTYLFSTNASLGKILLQIARGDRIKESVAIIPGMTIWQVRDLVNSHPALIHQTKSMDSKELLQALNLNYPGDEGIFLPDTYIFDPDDLDITIYRRASQAMQKQLSQSWSKKEPNSPLKSPYQLLILASIVEKETGRSSDRGLVAAVFINRLNKGMPLQTDPTVIYGIGPKFDGNLRKADLRKDSPYNTYMRKGLPPTPISMPSKDSIEAVITPASSNALYFVAKGDGSSHFSQSLDEHEAAVDRYQRKMNSKASSN; from the coding sequence ATGCGCAAAAAAATTCAGAGAAGAACGCTATTTAGCAAGAAAAAGTCAAAATCTCCAAATCTTGTGGCCTATCTACTTGGGTTGGCAGCTTTTTTTGTATTGATCTATGGTGCTATCTTTTTCTTGCCTGTCGTACCAGCCCAATCCAATGTGGCAGATTTAACTGTATATAAAGTCAAAATCAATCCCCAATCTAGTCTTGCATCTATAGCCGGTCAATTAAAAGAGCAGGGTATTGAGCTACCTTCATACACATTTCAAGTTAGTGCAAGAGCGCTATTCGTTGGCTCCAAATTGAAACCTGGCACTTACTTATTTTCTACCAACGCAAGTTTAGGCAAGATATTGCTTCAAATTGCTCGGGGAGATCGCATTAAAGAAAGTGTCGCGATTATTCCTGGAATGACAATTTGGCAAGTGAGGGACCTGGTGAATTCACATCCGGCACTAATACACCAAACCAAGAGCATGGACTCCAAAGAATTATTGCAGGCTCTTAATCTGAATTACCCAGGTGATGAAGGCATCTTTCTTCCTGATACCTATATTTTTGATCCCGATGATCTCGATATCACTATTTATCGACGAGCTTCCCAGGCTATGCAGAAACAACTCTCGCAATCATGGAGCAAAAAAGAGCCAAACTCACCCCTCAAATCGCCTTATCAATTGCTGATACTAGCCTCAATAGTAGAAAAAGAGACGGGCCGGTCTAGTGATAGGGGTTTAGTAGCTGCAGTCTTTATTAATCGATTAAACAAGGGTATGCCGCTACAAACAGACCCCACCGTTATTTATGGAATTGGCCCCAAATTTGACGGCAATCTCCGCAAGGCAGATCTTCGTAAAGATAGTCCCTACAATACCTATATGCGCAAAGGACTGCCACCAACACCAATCTCAATGCCAAGTAAGGACTCGATAGAGGCTGTCATTACCCCAGCATCAAGCAATGCTTTATATTTTGTTGCTAAAGGTGATGGCAGCAGTCATTTTTCCCAAAGTCTAGATGAGCATGAGGCTGCGGTGGATCGCTATCAACGCAAAATGAATTCCAAAGCATCTTCAAATTAA